In Astyanax mexicanus isolate ESR-SI-001 chromosome 5, AstMex3_surface, whole genome shotgun sequence, a single window of DNA contains:
- the LOC103026114 gene encoding V-set and immunoglobulin domain-containing protein 1 translates to MQPYTTLPLLAVLITVVNGGEIQVELRTEKSVSCDCHKNATLDCIIISEGSDFMVFGLYWENKTGEQLCNYKTSEGVHSDPRIQCHYTPGKLSLTISNLSEADRGQYSCKLFTNFNHTKADTTLHVSDCPVEPVESLRTSFSVRTVPNHASPLHTKWTFLVLTAFILTL, encoded by the exons ATGCAACCCTATACCACTCTCCCTCTCCTGGCTGTGCTCATCACTGTGGTAAATGGAG GTGAAATCCAGGTGGAGCTGAGGACTGAAAAGTCTGTGTCGTGTGACTGTCACAAAAACGCTACTCTTGATTGTATCATCATATCAGAAGGCAGCGATTTCATGGTTTTTGGGCTATACTGGGAGAATAAGACTGGAGAACAACTCTGCAACTATAAAACATCCGAAGGAGTACACTCTGATCCTCGCATCCAGTGCCATTATACGCCTGGAAAACTGTCCCTCACCATCTCCAATCTATCTGAAGCTGATCGGGGACAGTACAGCTGCAAATTGTTTACAAACTTCAATCATACAAAGGCTGACACCACCCTGCATGTCTCAG ACTGTCCTGTGGAGCCAGTAGAGTCCTTAAGGACATCATTCTCTGTCAGGACGGTGCCCAACCACGCCAGCCCTTTACATACGAAATGGACATTCTTGGTGCTAACAGCATTCATACTCACCCTTTAA